GCCGCTCGACCAGCAGGATGATGCCCGAGACGAAATTCGACACCACCTGCTGCATGCCGAAACCGATGCCGACAGACAGCGCACCGGCAACGAAGGCCAGCGAGGTCAGGTCGATCCCGGCCGAGGTCACGGCAAAGACCGCCGCCAGTGCCACGCCGACATAGCCGATCATCGAGGTGACGGCGTTCTGCCCGCCCGCATCCAGTTTCGTCTTGGGCAGGATCGAGCTGCGGAAGGCACCCTGCACGAAATTGGTCAGGAAATAGCCGATGGCAAAGACGATCAGGAAGGTCAGCAGCGCCATCGGCGACAGCCGCACGCCGCCCAGCGAGAAACCCTGCTGCGCCCTGGTCCATGCCTCTGCCAGGTCGCTGGCCCGCGCACCCCAGATCAGCGCGAAAACCGGCAGCGACAGCAGGATCAGCGCAAAGCCGATCAGCACCGGCATCAGCGCATCGCGCGCCGAACGGTCGCCGCCCTTGGCCAGGGCGTAGAGATCGGCGATGAAATCCTGCAGGATGATCAGCAGCCCGACCAGCGCCAGCGTCATGACCGAGGACCAAAGCAGCGCATTGCCCGCGGTGACATAGCCGACCGCCACCAGCGCCGGCGCGGCCACCGCCACCAGCCGTCCCATCATCGCCAGGAAATTCACCACCCGGATGCGGTAATCGGGCGTATCGGCCGGTTCGGGCTGGCGCAGGCCGCGCAGCATGTTGCACAGCCGCAAGAGGCAGAAGGCGCCGAACAGCACCAGCAGGAAATGCCACACCCCGGCCGAGGCCTCGCTGAGCCGCTGCGGAACGGTGTCGCTGTCATTCTGGCTGTGAAAGCCCGAAAGCGGCAGGATCGAGCGCGAGAAAAGCTGATGCAGCGCCAGGGCAGCGGCCAGAAGCGTCGCCCGGAAGCGCGCCTTGGCGCGGCGCTCCTCGCTCATCGGCAAGGGCGGCTCGACGGCGGTGTCGGGCGCCGGGAACAGCCGCCGCGCCAGCCACAGCCCGGCAAAGAAGGACACGCCCGCCCCCACCAGCGACATCACCAGCGGCAGGCCCCATTCGTCGAACAGGCCCGAGAGCACCAACGCCGAGGCGAACAGGATCAGCCCGAACATCGGGATGGCGATCTGGCCCAGAGAGACGCCGAAGACCAGCGCCGCGCGCGACCGTTCGCTGGCGCGGGCCGAAAGCCGCGAGGGCAGCGAATCGACCCAGCGCCGGCCGCGCGACAACAGCAGCAGCGCCACCAGAAGCACCACGGCAACGACCAGCCGCTCGGCACGGTCCGACGAGACGGCGGTGCTGTCCCAGCGCCCCCGCGCCTCGGCATAGATGCGGCTTGCGACATGGCCGGCCTCGGCCACGGCCGGCCCCCAATGCGCCGGGTTCAGCGGCGAGGGGGTCTTGCGGATCAGCGCGAAAGTCTGGCGGGCGCGCAGGGTCTGGTCGATCTGCGCCACGATGCCGTCGGCCCGGCCATAGGCCTCGACCGCCTGCAGCCCCGGTGCCTGCAGCGTGGCAAGCTGTTCGCCCAGTTCCTTGCGACGGGCAGCGATCTCCTCGGGCTCGGTCTGGCCTTCGGCCGGGGCCGGCCCCAGCGCCGCGATCTGGTCCTTGAGCGTGGCGATGCGGGTGGCGTTGACGCTTTGGCCCGCCTTCAGCCGCTCGCGCCATTTCACCACCTCGTCGCGGATGGTCTGCAACCGGACATCGTTGGCCGAGCCGGATTCCAGGATCTGCTCGGCCTGGTCGGCCAGCTTGTTCCAGGCGGTCAGATTCGGCGCCTCCTGCTCGGGCTGGGCCAGAACGGGCTGGCCGAGCGCCAGGAACAGCGCAAGGATCAGCAAGGCAAGCCGGGGCAGCGCGGCAAATCGGGGCATGGTTCGCTTCAGTCCTGATAGACCTCGGGCAGGTCGGCCGGCCTGCGGGCCATCCATTCCGGCACCGGCAGGCCCTTGGCGCGCAGGAATTCGGGGTTGAACAGCTTGGTCTGGTAACGCGTGCCATAGTCGCAAAGCACCGTCACGATGGTGTGGCCCGGCCCCATGTCCTTTGCCATGCGGATCGCGCCGGCCACGTTCACCCCCGACGAGCCGCCAAGGCAGAGCCCTTCATATTCCAGCAGGTCGAAGATCACCGGCAGCGCCTCGGCATCCGGGATGCGATAGGCGAAATCGGGCGTGAAGCCTTCCAGGT
This Paracoccus pantotrophus DNA region includes the following protein-coding sequences:
- a CDS encoding DUF3772 domain-containing protein — translated: MPRFAALPRLALLILALFLALGQPVLAQPEQEAPNLTAWNKLADQAEQILESGSANDVRLQTIRDEVVKWRERLKAGQSVNATRIATLKDQIAALGPAPAEGQTEPEEIAARRKELGEQLATLQAPGLQAVEAYGRADGIVAQIDQTLRARQTFALIRKTPSPLNPAHWGPAVAEAGHVASRIYAEARGRWDSTAVSSDRAERLVVAVVLLVALLLLSRGRRWVDSLPSRLSARASERSRAALVFGVSLGQIAIPMFGLILFASALVLSGLFDEWGLPLVMSLVGAGVSFFAGLWLARRLFPAPDTAVEPPLPMSEERRAKARFRATLLAAALALHQLFSRSILPLSGFHSQNDSDTVPQRLSEASAGVWHFLLVLFGAFCLLRLCNMLRGLRQPEPADTPDYRIRVVNFLAMMGRLVAVAAPALVAVGYVTAGNALLWSSVMTLALVGLLIILQDFIADLYALAKGGDRSARDALMPVLIGFALILLSLPVFALIWGARASDLAEAWTRAQQGFSLGGVRLSPMALLTFLIVFAIGYFLTNFVQGAFRSSILPKTKLDAGGQNAVTSMIGYVGVALAAVFAVTSAGIDLTSLAFVAGALSVGIGFGMQQVVSNFVSGIILLVERPIAVGDWIEVGGQQGIVKKMAVRATQIQTFDRTQVIVPNSNLITQPVTNWTRGSLAGRIIVPITVGVTADSRQVAALLREIAEDQPTVLVNPPPAVLLRSITPTGQNFELRAVLSDINGGASIVSEINHQILERFAAAGIVLPGSVRGAQDVYLHQAEGEAPAALSLAGPQDQQDRS